A portion of the Carya illinoinensis cultivar Pawnee chromosome 11, C.illinoinensisPawnee_v1, whole genome shotgun sequence genome contains these proteins:
- the LOC122282449 gene encoding uncharacterized protein LOC122282449 produces MAEDNDSINTPPPNAPTPFISPSENPNSPYFLYYNDNSHTMIITPSLTGSNHLTWHRSFTLAISIKNRMGFLDGSILTPNLAYSLYVPWLHCNNLILSWILNSISKEIASNVFYISFANEVWEKLKTHFAQPDNVRIFQLQQQLSTIVQGTQMVSEYFTQLNGVWEELHNYRPLPCCSCGLCTCKALNSVGDIQQSNYVFKFLMGLNDSYETIKGQIIPMSPIPSLDKTFSLVLQEERQRQTKSLVLPASESSTLATQFKRKEQSDMTCQHCGKAGHTQEKCYRLIGFPPNFKFTKTRPGYSNNSSSGYHLANQVISQDQGKGCLESPQLSLTQDQVQKLLALVHGQSLQPSRNHPYTP; encoded by the coding sequence ATGGCAGAGGATAATGATTCCATCAACACTCCTCCACCTAATGCTCCAACTCCCTTCATTTCCCCCTCAGAAAACCCAAATAGCCCATACTTTCTTTATTACAATGATAACTCCCACACTATGATCATCACTCCTTCCCTCACTGGGTCGAACCACCTCACATGGCACAGGTCTTTCACTCTGGCTATTTCGATTAAGAACAGGATGGGTTTTCTAGATGGGAGCATCTTAACCCCAAATTTGGCTTATTCTCTCTATGTTCCTTGGCTACACTGCAACAACCTTATTCTCTCGTGGATACTCAACTCTATTTCGAAGGAAATAGCTTCCAATGTTTTCTATATCAGTTTTGCAAATGAGGTGTGGGAAAAGCTCAAGACTCACTTTGCTCAACCAGATAATGTACGGATTTTTCAACTTCAACAACAGCTCAGCACTATTGTGCAAGGGACACAGATGGTAAGTGAATATTTCACTCAGCTAAATGGTGTATGGGAGGAATTGCACAACTATAGGCCATTACCTTGTTGTTCTTGTGGGCTTTGCACTTGTAAAGCACTTAATTCGGTTGGAGATATACAACAATCAAACTATGTGTTCAAATTCCTCATGGGATTGAACGATTCCTATGAAACAATCAAAGGACAAATAATCCCGATGAGTCCAATCCCTTCACTAGACAAGACTTTTTCCTTGGTTCTACAAGAAGAAAGGCAAAGGCAAACCAAGAGCTTAGTTTTGCCAGCCAGTGAGTCTTCGACTCTTGCTACTCAGTTCAAAAGAAAGGAACAATCTGATATGACTTGTCAGCATTGTGGAAAGGCAGGGCATACACAAGAGAAATGTTATAGGCTGATTGGTTTTCCTCCAAACTTTAAATTCACAAAGACTAGACCAGGGTACTCGAACAATAGTTCTTCTGGTTATCACTTGGCTAATCAAGTTATATCTCAGGATCAAGGGAAAGGGTGTTTGGAAAGTCCTCA